One genomic segment of Labeo rohita strain BAU-BD-2019 chromosome 14, IGBB_LRoh.1.0, whole genome shotgun sequence includes these proteins:
- the tmsb1 gene encoding thymosin beta 1 gives MSDNPVKEEVQKFDKRCLKKTNTEEKNTLPSKEDIEQEKKECPKCT, from the exons ATGAGCGACAACCCTGTTAAAGAAGAAGTGCAGAAGTTTGACAAGAGATGTCTAAAGAAGACAAACACGGAGGAGAAAAACACTCTGCCCTCTAAAGAAG ATATCGAGCAGGAAAAGAAGGAGTGTCCAAAGTGTACATAA